Proteins encoded in a region of the Geobacillus genomosp. 3 genome:
- the polX gene encoding DNA polymerase/3'-5' exonuclease PolX, with amino-acid sequence MNVHKKEVIRLLETIALYMEMKGENPFKINAFRKAANALETDERSLAEISDFTAIPGIGKSTAAIITEFVETGSSSVLEELKRDIPETLLALLKIPGLGGKKIAKLHQELGIVDMDGLKEACLAGKVRELPGFGAKTEEKLLAAIEEAAKRPERLPLAKVLAVAADVERQLACLDGVIRFSRAGSLRRLKETVKDLDYVIATDRPAAVRDGLLRFDRVREVIAAGETKVSLLFQYDDEIAIDFRLVGETEFATALHHFTGSKEHNVRMRQLAKERGEKISEYGVEDQATGEVKTFPNEAAFYAHFGLPYIPPELREDGTEVERFSADRPLVRLEDIQGDLHMHSAWSDGACSLEELAEACRRRGYRYIAITDHSRYLKVANGLTPERLRRQREEIERLNARYSDLTILAGVEMDILPDGTLDYDDDVLQELDFVIAAIHSGFKQPREQIMKRLEAALRHPYVDVIAHPTGRLIGRRDGYDVDVERLIELAAETNTVLEINANPNRLDLAAAYVKKAEEAGAYIAINTDAHHLDMLDDMAIGVATARKGWLKKETVINTWPLEKLQQFLRDKRSKT; translated from the coding sequence ATGAACGTCCATAAAAAAGAAGTCATCCGCCTGCTCGAGACGATCGCGTTGTATATGGAGATGAAAGGGGAAAATCCGTTTAAGATAAACGCCTTTCGCAAGGCGGCGAACGCCTTGGAAACGGATGAACGAAGCTTGGCGGAAATCAGCGACTTTACCGCCATTCCCGGCATCGGCAAAAGCACGGCGGCGATCATCACCGAGTTTGTCGAAACCGGTTCGTCGTCCGTGCTCGAGGAATTAAAGCGCGACATTCCGGAAACGCTGCTTGCTTTGCTTAAGATTCCGGGGCTTGGCGGCAAAAAAATCGCCAAGCTGCATCAGGAGCTTGGCATTGTCGACATGGACGGGCTGAAAGAAGCGTGCTTGGCCGGAAAAGTGCGCGAACTTCCCGGGTTTGGGGCGAAAACGGAAGAAAAGCTGCTGGCGGCGATCGAAGAAGCGGCCAAACGCCCCGAGCGGCTGCCGCTTGCCAAGGTGCTCGCGGTCGCGGCGGATGTGGAACGCCAGCTCGCTTGTTTGGATGGTGTGATTCGCTTCTCGCGGGCCGGCAGTTTGCGGCGTCTAAAAGAAACGGTGAAAGATTTGGATTATGTGATCGCCACCGACCGTCCGGCTGCGGTGCGCGACGGGCTGCTTCGTTTTGATCGCGTCCGCGAGGTGATCGCCGCCGGGGAGACGAAAGTGTCGCTTCTTTTTCAGTATGACGATGAAATCGCGATCGATTTCCGGCTTGTCGGCGAGACAGAGTTTGCGACCGCGCTTCATCATTTCACCGGGTCGAAAGAGCATAATGTGCGCATGCGCCAGCTCGCCAAAGAGCGCGGGGAGAAAATCAGCGAATATGGGGTGGAAGACCAGGCGACCGGCGAGGTGAAAACGTTCCCGAATGAAGCGGCGTTTTACGCCCATTTCGGATTGCCGTACATTCCGCCGGAGCTGCGCGAAGACGGCACGGAAGTCGAGCGGTTTTCCGCTGATCGACCGCTTGTGCGCCTTGAAGACATTCAAGGTGATTTGCATATGCATTCGGCGTGGAGCGACGGGGCGTGTTCGCTCGAGGAGCTGGCTGAGGCGTGCCGCCGCCGCGGCTACCGCTATATCGCCATTACCGACCATTCGCGCTATTTGAAAGTCGCCAACGGCTTGACGCCGGAACGGCTGCGGCGCCAGCGCGAGGAAATTGAGCGGCTGAACGCGCGCTATTCCGATTTGACGATTTTGGCTGGCGTCGAGATGGACATTTTGCCGGACGGGACGCTCGATTACGACGATGACGTCCTTCAGGAACTCGACTTTGTGATTGCCGCCATTCATTCCGGGTTCAAGCAGCCGCGCGAGCAAATCATGAAGCGGCTTGAGGCGGCGCTTCGCCACCCGTATGTCGATGTCATCGCCCACCCGACCGGCCGGCTCATCGGCCGGCGCGACGGCTATGATGTCGATGTTGAGCGGTTGATCGAACTGGCGGCCGAGACGAACACCGTGCTGGAGATCAACGCCAATCCAAACCGATTGGATTTGGCGGCGGCTTACGTGAAAAAAGCCGAGGAAGCGGGGGCGTATATTGCCATTAACACGGACGCCCACCATTTGGACATGCTTGACGATATGGCGATCGGCGTGGCCACAGCCAGAAAAGGGTGGCTTAAGAAAGAAACGGTCATCAACACATGGCCGCTTGAGAAGCTGCAACAGTTTTTGCGCGATAAACGAAGCAAAACATGA
- a CDS encoding CvpA family protein, with protein MIDVVLLFVLLLGAMIGLKRGFILQFIHMAGFLIAFFVAYRYYERFVPTLRLWIPYPTFGDPETVKLLFQSTHLDDAYYRAISFALLFFAVKIVLQIIGSMLDFVAQLPLLRSVNRLAGAALGFAEVYLLVFLLLYIGALVPIDSVQEQLQRSFMATAIVKHTPLLSDMLNSWWIHGRV; from the coding sequence ATGTCGTGCTGTTGTTTGTCCTTTTGCTTGGGGCGATGATCGGACTGAAGCGCGGCTTTATTCTTCAATTCATCCATATGGCCGGGTTTCTCATCGCCTTTTTCGTCGCCTATCGGTATTATGAACGGTTTGTGCCGACGCTGCGCCTTTGGATTCCGTATCCGACGTTCGGCGATCCGGAGACGGTGAAGCTGCTGTTTCAGAGCACCCATTTAGATGACGCCTATTACCGGGCGATTTCGTTTGCGCTTTTATTTTTTGCCGTGAAAATTGTGCTTCAGATCATCGGCTCGATGCTCGATTTCGTCGCTCAGCTGCCGTTGCTGCGCAGCGTCAACCGCTTGGCGGGGGCGGCGCTCGGGTTTGCGGAAGTGTATTTGCTTGTCTTTTTGTTGTTGTATATCGGGGCGCTCGTGCCGATTGACAGCGTGCAGGAGCAGCTGCAGCGCTCGTTCATGGCGACGGCCATTGTGAAACATACGCCGCTGTTGTCGGACATGCTGAATAGCTGGTGGATTCATGGCCGCGTCTGA